A window of Bufo gargarizans isolate SCDJY-AF-19 chromosome 9, ASM1485885v1, whole genome shotgun sequence contains these coding sequences:
- the LOC122919852 gene encoding uncharacterized protein LOC122919852 translates to MLYIKKEPEEKARTFPDNNKTFVISRDTITPLENNKTFIIAAYYDGRESSQVRVLTIIHKEDVKELYCWFYCMNDPGYVSVKATIEIHSLWFGFSYGPADVVCPEPLNCSSQHISIHWSKIRNTNNVPVFEIKNRNPQPFSVNFTVCISTMFGNQDNILQFIQAIEMYRLLGAQKVVIYKNGCSKAMGRVLNYYVSEEFLEIVPWPIDTFLRTSADWHQNMNPKSQIGYYGQLSALNDCIYRNMYKSRYVTLNNMDEIILPRHNKTWGEMMETLEKTYPDTSVYLVKNYIYPKKITVPNFQTAFPKNVPGINNLQLIYYEPEIPNSFNNRKMIVNPREVIQVSVHCALRVHKKSVHVSDNIVRLHHGRTPMQPNLPKTSLIRDTTIWKYNSTLITNVNKVLRQLNYH, encoded by the exons ATGCTTTATATAAAGAAAGAGCCGGAGGAAAAGGCCCGGACATTTCCAG ATAACAATAAAACCTTTGTCATTTCCAGGGACACAATCACCCCTCTGGAGAACAATAAAACCTTCATCATAGCAGCTTATTATGATGGCAGAGAGTCCAGCCAAGTGCGTGTGTTGACCATTATCCACAAAGAAGATGTCAAAGAGCTATATTGTTGGTTTTACTGTATGAATGACCCTGGATATGTTTCCGTAAAAGCAACCATAGAGATCCACTCCCTATGGTTTGGGTTTTCTTATGGGCCAGCAGATGTGGTCTGCCCTGAACCTCTGAACTGCTCTTCTCAGCACATCTCCATCCATTGGTCCAAAATAAGAAACACAAATAATGTTCCTGTGTTTGAGATAAAGAACCGCAATCCCCAGCCTTTCTCTGTAAACTTCACAGTTTGTATCTCTACCATGTTCGGAAACCAGGACAACATATTGCAGTTTATCCAGGCCATAGAGATGTATCGTCTTCTAGGGGCCCAGAAGGTGGTCATCTACAAGAATGGCTGCAGTAAGGCCATGGGACGAGTCCTTAATTACTATGTCTCAGAAGAATTTCTAGAGATTGTACCTTGGCCAATAGACACATTTTTAAGAACATCTGCTGACTGGCATCAAAATATGAACCCTAAAAGCCAAATTGGGTATTACGGGCAGCTCTCAGCACTGAATGATTGTATTTACAGAAACATGTACAAAAGTCGATATGTCACCCTCAATAATATGGACGAAATCATTCTGCCGAGACATAACAAAACTTGGGGTGAAATGATGGAGACGTTGGAGAAAACCTATCCAGATACGTCTGTATACCTGGTAAAAAACTATATCTATCCAAAGAAAATCACTGTTCCTAATTTTCAGACGGCTTTCCCCAAAAATGTACCAGGAATCAACAATCTTCAGCTGATATACTATGAGCCAGAAATTCCAAATAGCTTCAACAACCGTAAGATGATAGTCAACCCGCGAGAAGTCATTCAGGTGTCAGTTCACTGTGCATTAAGAGTTCATAAGAAAAGTGTTCATGTTTCCGATAATATCGTAAGACTTCACCACGGCCGGACACCAATGCAGCCAAATCTCCCAAAGACATCTCTCATAAGAGACACGACCATATGGAAATACAATTCTACTCTTATTACAAATGTTAACAAGGTTTTAAGACAACTGAACTATCACTGA